In Pseudoalteromonas sp. NC201, a single window of DNA contains:
- the gmtY gene encoding gamma-mobile-trio recombinase GmtY, with protein MLVKVLAQVKTDNSGLLIEVPVLLSEYGVFDPLLDYVISQSHIKSLPWMNRITFACQLLLEYMEANTGLFSDASKLFKSFVMRLSLGTISPEGNDPSGLYWLPRSTANVNQLLSALNGLTDWLANNRNTTSLNPFEQASSHQERLNYAAWYKRNQYNFLGHIKSNPLPSVLKTVRKVRGKKDVLKVDGDAISFPEKLFKPFFIQGLGKARDKRVALRDQLIVLLMHGTGVRESDALHLWVDDVFYDPENPSGVIVRLYHPEDGRAPNNWTGRKRQKTRAAYLAENFNLIPRNRMTGTARIGWKTKVVDDDENYIQLHWFPAFYGELFAKLWQQYLLYLLPLPRMHPYAFVSFSQTHEGQSLTLNAFNQSYKAAMARISLVVSKPEGRTPHAHRHAYGRRMSSAGIDPRLIKKALHHASLLSQAVYTQPSIRDVTLACERASKNLDGQHYAEFKEDVSVSWQNVMESGFEDIDPDGLFSGKYPKLRRYKP; from the coding sequence GTGTTAGTCAAAGTTCTTGCGCAGGTTAAAACAGATAATTCAGGCTTATTGATTGAAGTACCTGTGTTGCTTAGCGAATATGGCGTATTCGATCCCTTACTTGATTACGTTATAAGCCAGTCGCACATTAAAAGTTTGCCATGGATGAATCGCATTACGTTTGCTTGCCAATTGTTACTCGAGTACATGGAAGCCAACACAGGATTATTTTCAGACGCCAGCAAGTTATTTAAATCATTTGTAATGCGTTTGTCACTGGGTACCATTAGCCCAGAAGGGAATGATCCATCGGGTTTATATTGGCTACCTCGCTCTACAGCAAACGTAAATCAACTTTTATCTGCGCTAAATGGCTTAACGGATTGGCTCGCCAATAACAGAAATACAACTAGCTTAAATCCATTTGAACAAGCCAGCTCTCATCAAGAACGCCTTAACTATGCTGCATGGTACAAACGCAATCAGTACAACTTTTTAGGCCATATTAAAAGCAACCCTTTACCCAGTGTGCTTAAAACCGTGCGCAAGGTACGTGGTAAAAAGGATGTGCTTAAGGTTGACGGTGATGCCATTTCATTTCCAGAAAAGCTCTTTAAACCCTTTTTTATTCAAGGTTTAGGCAAAGCCAGGGATAAGCGCGTGGCACTGCGTGATCAGCTTATTGTGTTGCTGATGCATGGCACCGGTGTACGCGAAAGTGATGCTTTGCACCTTTGGGTGGATGATGTGTTTTACGACCCAGAAAACCCAAGTGGTGTGATAGTACGTTTGTATCACCCCGAAGATGGCAGAGCACCAAATAACTGGACTGGCCGCAAACGACAAAAAACACGCGCAGCGTATTTGGCTGAGAACTTCAACCTAATTCCTCGTAACCGTATGACGGGTACCGCCCGAATTGGCTGGAAAACCAAAGTGGTTGATGATGACGAAAACTACATTCAACTGCACTGGTTTCCTGCCTTTTACGGTGAGCTATTTGCCAAGTTGTGGCAGCAATACTTACTTTACCTTTTACCGTTACCAAGAATGCACCCTTACGCATTTGTGTCTTTTTCACAAACACACGAAGGTCAATCGCTCACCCTAAACGCGTTTAACCAAAGTTATAAAGCGGCCATGGCCCGTATCAGCCTTGTAGTGTCAAAACCCGAAGGGCGAACCCCGCATGCCCATCGTCATGCTTATGGCAGACGTATGTCGAGCGCGGGCATTGATCCAAGGCTGATCAAAAAGGCACTCCACCATGCTTCGTTATTATCACAAGCCGTTTATACCCAGCCCAGTATTAGAGACGTGACGTTGGCATGTGAAAGAGCGTCAAAAAACCTTGATGGTCAACACTATGCCGAGTTTAAAGAAGACGTCAGCGTGAGCTGGCAAAACGTGATGGAATCTGGCTTTGAAGATATTGACCCTGATGGGCTATTTAGCGGTAAGTACCCTAAATTAAGGAGATATAAACCATGA